The window GCGGTACTTCCTTTGGCTTGGCAGTGCAGCCAGTTGGATTTTATCCAACGACTAGGTAGGTGCTGGTGCAGCCACATGGGACCCAATTTCTTTGTTGTTGGCGCTGGACATGTCCTAACCTTCTACATCAAGCTCCTCCCTACATCTCTTCTATAAAAGCTTATTATACTCATTTCTCAAAATCTTttatagtgtgtttggttttaaaattaagtagagttgagttttgattttaattggtttgtaatgattattttgttgaattatgagaaaaagtgtgaaaaaaataatgaatagttgagagaaagtaatgattgtgtcgttgaattgtggaaaaagtaataaatagtcgaaagaatttaatattaaaaattgaattgaatggttaaaaaaattgaaaaagaggaaaaaagtaataattgtggtgttgatttttgttgtgtagtgagtagagttaaagttagagttaaaattttaaaaatatgattgtaaaaccaaacggaaCGTTAATTTATGCTCTGTTTGGATTAAGCATTTCTCACATGTACTTCACTGTCATCGAGCACAAGTGAAATTCAATCTCTTCAAATACATAAAAAGCAAACCCTCAATAAAATGGGATCATTGATCACCATTGATAAACTGGATAAGAACATCCAATGTATATACTCGGAAATCATTGGTAGACCAAATGATTTTGACGTTTCTATCTCCAAGAGGTAGTGGGCCGGCCAATCAGGATATCGGCTCATTTCGGCCAAACATAAGTATTTGTTGCAGACTTGCAGTGGGGTTACCTTTTTTCATGTGGGCGTGCCCTAAAAGCTTATAACTCGACAAGAGATGCCAATATGCATATGTGGTTCCTAAATGCCCCTTTAGATTagcttctctctccctcctgaGCTcacaatacatatatacaatttACACACAGAGAGATAATGAGGAAAAGTAAACTAACTAGACTAGGGGGAGGAGTAGAAGAAGAGAAGCCGGTGTGATGTTGAACTGGGGCCCGGTGTTGGTCGGGGTGGTGCTGTTCGTGGTGCTGACACCGGGGCTGCTGTTTCAGGTCCCCGGACGCCGCAGTTTGGTGGAGTTCGGCAACTTGCAGACGAGTGGCACCTCCATACTTGTCCACTCCCTCATCTACTTCTGCCTCGTCTGCCTCTTCATCATCGTCATCAACCTCCAAATCTACATTGGTTAATATCAcgcgcgcgcacacacacatatatgttaCACTATAACTATCTACCAAATATGTACATGATATATAGATACATTATACATGTGTGTATATGAAGATATATCTAAGGAGGCCTCTCTTCCCCTTCCCTTCAATTATTCCCTTGTCCTTCCCTTCTATCCCAGTTTGACTATACATTTACACGTGAAGAGAGTGCATTGATATGTATGTATGAGGTCCCATTTCGCCTTCTCCATATTGCTCTTGTATGATTATGATGATTCCCACACAAATAATCATTACAACATACAGAATTGTATGTACTTTATCTTTCTGGGTTTCATTGAACTGATGTATTGTAGTGGAtataattatccaaaaaaaaaaaatggtggaCACTCAGTTAGAGTTAATTGCTTGGGCAAGGCTTCACATGATCATGCGATGTTATGAACAATGGCCATCCCTCAGATGAATCAAATGGTGATGTTTCGATCATCAAGTGCATATGGCAGGAAGAGTTACTTATGTTCACCACAACACCCTCCCCACCCCCCATGttcaaaaaatacaaaataattgaaagaagttaaaaaaatttaccctATGATGTTGTTTCCAATTTTCAGGAGGATAATTTATTTATGCTTGGTCAATAATATTATATCCATTCTGTTATACCTTATATTTGGTTTTTAAGTGTACTATTTTCCCAAATAATTACGCAGATACCCGTTATTAGCTATGTATACTAATTCTCGGAGTCGATCCCCGTCGTTGAGTCGCATGATCCCCGTCCTTCTCGAGAGGCTTTCACTCGCCTCCATAATGTTTCACCCAATAGATGAACTGATCAAATGATATTCCCAGTCCATGGGCTAGGTTGTCTCTCATCCGAAGAAATCTATTATGCACTCTTCATATAAAGTAGCGAATCTGGTTATTCTTTGCCTACCAACACTCCGAAAACATCTCCTACCGAGTCAAAGTAGTAGGTTGACGCTGAACCAGTATATCGATGAGTCGGGCCGACCCAGTTTGCAGGGTCCTCTCCTGATCGTGCTTAGTTTAATTTGCAAGTGTACGTTGTGATGTATAATCTTGATTATTAGACCAACAACGGATCATCGgaataattaaatttctttGTTACAAAGCAATAACTTCAGAGACTTAAGAAAAGGATGAGATGCTGCCTCGTGAAAATGGCCATTGCACCGACCACCTAATGTCAGTAAATAACCTTAAACAATTCACATTTCCCCCCCTTTTTGTCAAATGACCCGCCTTCTGGTCTCTGATCAAATGTTAAACTCCCAtaaatacatgcatatatttatacgcgtatttatatatacatatacatatatatatatatatatacacatatacatatattcatgcaTATTATTCCTTACTTCCAGTTCCTCCCAGTTCCCGCTTGTTCTGAACGCACGTGACTTCGCCCTCACACATACTCTGTCTGTTTCTCTGTTGTATTCCTCTCCCCCCTCTGCCCATCGTCTAgacttctatatatatacggTAGGAGAGGAAAACAGAACAGAGAACACAAGCTGTGtagaagaggagaagagaagCGAGAAGAAACcgaagagggagagagatagagagatgGCGGACTGGGGACCGGTGGTTATATCGGTGGTGCTGTTCGTGCTGCTGAGCCCGGGGCTGCTGTTTCAGCTGCCGGGGAAGGGGAGGGTGGTGGAGTTCGGCAACATGCAGACCAGCGGTCCTTCCATCCTCGTCCAcaccatcatcttcttctgcCTCACCACCATCTTCCTCATCGCCCTTGGTGTCCATATCTACGCTGGTTAAGTACTTGCGCGGTTCTCCGACAACTGATCTGAGAAGTTAAAAGACTAATTCATCCTATACAGACCTCAGGTCAAATTcagtttgttgtctcaattcaGTGCCATTTTTCAGTCTGTTTCATGTTCAGTTATTGTTTTCTGTATCGGTCTGATTCGCCGAGGAATCGGACTGTTTCGTAACTTCCAATTCTTGAGAAAGTTGTTCCCTTTTGGTGAAGAGAAAGTGGGCTCATGAACCTTATTGATGATCATCCTCAGCTCCAAATATTTGTAACATCAAGCATGACTGATTGGTGGCTAAGGGGGGCCATGGCTTTGGTTGCTTTTTCCTATGGCTCCAATCAAGTTGTCTCCATGCATACGTCCAcccaaagaaggaaaaagataaaatgtagGGATCGGCCTAGCTCCATGTTAGTAGTTCAACATTATTGAGAGGAGAAGACAGAGAGAGTTCGGTCCTTTTCATTCCATGAATTTTCTACGAAAGAACCCACCACCAAAATCCAAACACCATTCGATTCCTGTAGTAAACCGTTCCTTGTGTTTTGTTCCGTCGACACAGAAAAGGAGTCCTTCAGAAAAACCCAATAGAGCGCAGACTTAGTTCtgcaaatttcaaatttcttgTCCGACTCTTCCTTCCCAGGCCTTTCGGCATTCAGCTCGACAcaaggaaaaagaaggaaaaggttTTCTGAGCAATACATCAAATGAAACACCCGTCCATCGACACTCAACCTGATTGATGAATCTTGGAAATATTCCTAATGTTATGTCACCCAGACTCAACTGAAGGGCTTCGCATCGCATAAAGAAGGGCTTgaagtgtgtgtgtgtatgtgtatatatagatatatatatccatttatAACAAAGGTATTTGAAAGAAATTCCAAAAAAGCCAGTAAAcgatatttgaaataaatagagAGGAAACCAAAAAAACAAACTGAACAACATATTCCCAGATCTAATCGACGAGGAATAGACCTTGATGAGCTGATCTATTAATATTCTCTAACAAAAagggggagaaaaaaaaaacaagcttCAATAATCCAGCATATCTGCTGGACAGGAGAAGCTATCTCACATGAGCTATAACAAGCTGGTGAAAGAGGTAAAATCAAAAGAGATTTACACATTGTTTTTTCTCCGCATTAATACTCCGAAGAAGCTCTTCAAATATTTGGTTTCGCTATATATGTCGCTCGAGACAGCACAGGGCCTCTGAGGAGCGTGGAGGCTTCACTGTGCTGCTCTAATCTTCCAACTGCATATAATTGAATATGTCTATTCTGTCTGCAAACCATTTTCTTTACAAGAGCTTCCATGCTGCATCAGTTAAATCGAAGGGAAAGAAGATCGTCAGTAGTCAACCTTTCCGTAAATACCAGTGTTTTCTTCACAGAGCAAAAGGCGGCATCATCAGAGCAGTCAAACCTTACACAAGTCGTGATTTGATCACAGATAACGACAATGGACATCAATTGAGCAAAACTTGCTTCAAAAGATAAATTAACTGCAAGAGAGGCGCGGCAAGCTTTGAACACCTAGTCAAAGCATAGCGAACTACGTAAAAGGAACCTCACTGCTCCTTTGAGGAGATTATTAATACCGAGTCAGTGATGTGGGTCATATCACAACCATTTCTACTGTCACTTTGCCATGATATTCGGAAGGAAACGACAAACAGCTAAGGAAATTCTTATTGCTAATTTGGACCTTCACATGGAACTTAGTATCAAGCAGCAAATAAATCATGAGCCAGAGCTCAAGAGACAATAACCATGCAGTGATATGATATTTCAAGACCAGAGGAGgaatttttcatttcctttaagAGAAgcaacagaaaagaaaaatctttaGCTCCAAAACTAGCTTATTGGCTGAGATATCCTATGTTCTAGATTTGGCATATCTTGGTAAACTGACCTTTTACGGCCATTATTAAAAACTAAATAGACCATATAAGAACTAAGCTAAAGTCATGGGAACATTAAAGATGATTTTACTCTTAGAAAGTAAAGGCAGGAAAGAACAAATCCTAGTGTTGAACCATGTTTCAACAATTCCTTAATCCATCAATGTAcgcccttttctttttccccccttGTTCATTATAACCAGAAAAGGACAATCTGGAGAAGAGCATCCATGTATCAGCTCTAGACAACATCCACTTCGAGTTTTAGGGAAAAACATAACAAAAAAACAAGATAGATATCTTAACTGCTGCTTTCACATGTTCGACCATGCGCACATTTTGCGCAGCAATCCCCCATCATGAGGACAACCAAGCTCTGTGCTATGCACATGTTTTaaattcaacaaaacaatAACAATTCCAAAACCAAATCGAAGAATGTGTGATTGATTATGCAATTCAACATGAAACTACTGTCCCAGCACCTAGACTTTGCTTAAAAGGGAAAGAATCGAAACGGCAGCACGGAGATGCGGCATTAACAAGGAATAGAATTTCCCGTATCCAATACAAAATTGACCCTGAATTGATCAAACCAGCTATAAGCCACTTATTAACATCTCAGAATTATCAACAGGAATCAATCAAACTACCAATCTGATAAGCAACTGCAAAGCAGAATCAAATGATAGTTTCTCATTAGCTAACAACCATTCAAGCAAGGGGAAACCCATGATAAGGAAGCAATTGaagcacaaaacaaacccaa of the Punica granatum isolate Tunisia-2019 chromosome 6, ASM765513v2, whole genome shotgun sequence genome contains:
- the LOC116210902 gene encoding uncharacterized protein LOC116210902 isoform X2; translated protein: MLNWGPVLVGVVLFVVLTPGLLFQVPGRRSLVEFGNLQTSGTSILVHSLIYFCLVCLFIIVINLQIYIANLRDREMADWGPVVISVVLFVLLSPGLLFQLPGKGRVVEFGNMQTSGPSILVHTIIFFCLTTIFLIALGVHIYAG
- the LOC116210902 gene encoding uncharacterized protein LOC116210902 isoform X1 — protein: MADWGPVVISVVLFVLLSPGLLFQLPGKGRVVEFGNMQTSGPSILVHTIIFFCLTTIFLIALGVHIYAG